Proteins from one Magnetospirillum sp. 15-1 genomic window:
- a CDS encoding protein phosphatase 2C domain-containing protein has translation MQIEAGSAPFGPYRLNWVVGTDQGHVRQVNEDAARAAPLPSGDGLLVALSDGMGGHVGGRIAANLVVDAILSAADQDLSGDRPQRYETLVSAMDSAQDAISARISEDFSLMKMGATGVAALFAHGECLHLYAGDSRLYRFPGNGGPAYQTTDHSVIQVLLDLGQITPEQARDHPMASVITSCFGGGPQARLTIAPEIDSESPSAFLPVAANDLFLLCSDGLCKEIDHSTLVEMVAGRYTPEKLVQACIEAALNAGGHDNITVAVVMVEQMDASARNDDGTIGGNDGIKLEGPFGEK, from the coding sequence ATGCAGATCGAAGCCGGTAGCGCCCCCTTTGGCCCTTACCGACTGAACTGGGTAGTGGGCACCGACCAGGGGCATGTGCGCCAAGTCAACGAGGATGCAGCCCGCGCCGCACCTCTACCCTCGGGCGACGGGCTGCTGGTCGCTCTCTCGGACGGCATGGGCGGCCATGTCGGCGGCCGCATTGCCGCCAATCTTGTCGTCGATGCCATTCTGTCGGCTGCCGACCAGGATTTGTCGGGGGATCGTCCCCAGCGTTACGAGACGCTGGTTAGCGCGATGGACAGTGCGCAAGACGCCATCAGCGCCCGCATCTCCGAGGACTTCTCGCTGATGAAGATGGGGGCTACCGGCGTCGCCGCCCTGTTCGCCCATGGCGAATGCCTGCACCTCTATGCCGGCGACAGCCGCCTCTATCGCTTCCCCGGCAACGGCGGCCCCGCTTATCAGACCACCGATCATTCGGTGATCCAGGTTTTGCTCGACCTCGGCCAGATCACCCCGGAACAGGCCCGCGACCACCCCATGGCTTCGGTCATCACCTCATGCTTCGGCGGTGGGCCACAGGCCCGGTTGACCATCGCCCCCGAGATCGACAGTGAAAGCCCCTCGGCCTTTCTCCCAGTTGCCGCCAATGACCTGTTTTTATTGTGCAGCGACGGCTTGTGCAAAGAGATCGATCATTCCACACTGGTGGAGATGGTCGCCGGTCGCTACACCCCAGAGAAGTTGGTCCAGGCCTGCATCGAGGCGGCGCTGAATGCCGGGGGGCACGACAACATCACGGTGGCCGTGGTGATGGTGGAACAGATGGATGCGTCCGCGCGGAATGATGATGGGACGATAGGGGGAAACGATGGCATTAAATTGGAAGGACCCTTTGG
- a CDS encoding bifunctional serine/threonine-protein kinase/formylglycine-generating enzyme family protein: MDWKSLEGLKFRGGHGDTEYRLGVRRGFGGFGSVFEATRSQSGQPDARVAVKIFLVEEEEEDENGKIVFVLDHAGLTRKLNELMTVAAERHDCIVATPRHGVGSVDLRGRHGVFMEMELAECDLLKRMSSGRMSVDEVRKLAVDICRGLAFLHDRPNPIVHRDLKPGNILWFAGQKRWKLGDLGLARELSQPGQLTRTAQIGTPIYMSPEAFKSEVGPASDMWALGVIIAELLTGRVPFGHGVSEVYQVMYQILEGRPDFGGTRLPPPFDRIVDECLSKEWKKRVSAGQVLDMLGEQSAAARANVGAVVNKSPAVAPSSARYTPGQIIRATLRDGSAAPELCAIPPGVFDMGDLSGKGLEDQRPVVHSVKIDYWYGLGRFAVTCDEYGLYVKSRNIRTNSCHERASGQFPVTHVSWNDAQDYINWLNKLNGFSFDCKHRWRLPTESEWEYACRAGSRTEFWWGDQISTSKDNYGGNYDDKGETGRCRKEIVAANRFQHNKWGLYQIIGNVWEWCEDAYLSESYEAYNWVYPQAVTPQHADKRHYTGQRVKRGGTWASSPNRTRSAHRSALPPDAHTNRTGFRLARTLP; the protein is encoded by the coding sequence ATGGATTGGAAATCCCTGGAGGGTCTGAAATTCCGCGGTGGCCATGGTGACACCGAATACCGCCTCGGCGTCCGTCGCGGGTTCGGCGGATTCGGCTCGGTGTTCGAGGCGACGCGGAGCCAGAGCGGCCAACCCGATGCGCGGGTGGCGGTCAAGATTTTCCTGGTCGAGGAAGAGGAGGAAGATGAGAACGGCAAAATTGTATTCGTTCTCGACCACGCGGGCCTAACGCGGAAGCTGAATGAACTGATGACGGTGGCTGCGGAACGGCACGACTGTATCGTAGCCACACCCCGCCACGGCGTCGGCAGCGTCGATCTGCGCGGGCGCCATGGCGTGTTCATGGAAATGGAACTGGCCGAGTGCGACCTGCTGAAGCGCATGAGCAGCGGGCGCATGTCGGTGGATGAGGTCCGTAAGCTGGCGGTCGATATTTGTCGGGGGCTGGCCTTCCTGCACGACCGCCCCAATCCTATCGTCCACCGCGACCTCAAGCCGGGCAACATTCTATGGTTCGCCGGTCAAAAGCGGTGGAAGTTGGGCGATCTGGGGCTGGCTCGCGAATTGTCCCAGCCCGGTCAATTGACGCGTACCGCCCAGATCGGCACCCCGATCTACATGTCACCCGAGGCGTTCAAGAGCGAGGTCGGCCCGGCCAGCGACATGTGGGCACTGGGGGTGATTATCGCCGAACTGCTGACCGGCCGGGTGCCGTTCGGGCATGGGGTCAGCGAGGTGTATCAGGTGATGTACCAGATATTGGAGGGGCGCCCCGATTTCGGAGGTACGCGCCTGCCACCACCGTTCGACCGCATTGTCGATGAGTGTTTGAGCAAGGAGTGGAAAAAGCGGGTGAGCGCCGGTCAGGTGCTCGATATGCTTGGGGAGCAATCTGCTGCTGCCCGGGCGAATGTTGGTGCGGTGGTCAATAAGAGTCCTGCTGTTGCCCCGTCTTCTGCTCGCTACACCCCTGGCCAGATTATTCGTGCGACGTTGCGAGATGGCAGCGCGGCACCGGAATTGTGCGCGATTCCTCCTGGGGTGTTCGACATGGGGGATCTGAGCGGAAAAGGTCTGGAAGACCAACGCCCCGTAGTCCATAGCGTTAAAATTGATTATTGGTATGGTCTGGGTCGCTTTGCGGTGACCTGTGATGAGTATGGCTTATATGTAAAATCGAGAAATATACGAACCAACAGCTGTCATGAACGGGCGAGCGGTCAGTTTCCAGTCACCCACGTCAGTTGGAACGATGCGCAAGATTACATTAATTGGCTGAATAAATTGAATGGATTTAGCTTTGATTGCAAGCATCGTTGGCGCCTGCCGACCGAATCGGAATGGGAATATGCTTGCAGAGCAGGGAGTCGCACGGAATTTTGGTGGGGTGACCAAATTTCGACAAGCAAAGATAATTATGGCGGGAACTACGATGATAAAGGGGAAACGGGGCGGTGCCGGAAGGAAATCGTCGCAGCTAACAGGTTTCAACATAATAAATGGGGGCTTTATCAAATAATTGGAAATGTATGGGAGTGGTGTGAGGATGCTTATCTTAGTGAATCATATGAAGCGTACAATTGGGTTTATCCTCAGGCAGTCACTCCACAACATGCTGACAAAAGACATTACACAGGTCAGCGGGTAAAGCGGGGGGGGACATGGGCTAGCTCTCCAAATCGCACCCGCTCCGCTCACCGTTCTGCACTGCCCCCCGATGCACACACCAACCGCACTGGATTCCGTCTTGCCCGGACGCTCCCATGA
- a CDS encoding FHA domain-containing protein, whose protein sequence is MAFPPLGGGDLIRRERLSPDTAILKLRNGPRAGTVFRLDLPRAVLGRSDPPHSTADLDLTGLEPAPGAMISRRHAEIDWADGTLSIRDLGSRNGTFVNRVKLEPPKPGDLGAKALAVGDVIRLGQLEMEVDADRSR, encoded by the coding sequence ATGGCTTTCCCCCCCCTTGGCGGCGGTGACTTGATCCGGCGGGAACGCCTGTCACCCGACACCGCCATCCTGAAACTGCGCAACGGGCCCAGGGCGGGAACCGTGTTCCGCCTTGACCTCCCGCGCGCCGTGCTGGGCCGGTCCGATCCGCCGCACAGCACGGCCGATCTGGACCTCACCGGATTGGAGCCGGCCCCCGGCGCCATGATCTCCCGCCGCCATGCGGAAATCGACTGGGCCGACGGCACGCTGTCGATCCGCGATCTGGGCAGCCGCAACGGTACCTTCGTCAACAGGGTGAAACTGGAGCCACCCAAGCCCGGCGATCTGGGGGCGAAAGCCCTGGCGGTCGGCGATGTGATCCGTCTCGGCCAACTGGAGATGGAAGTCGATGCAGATCGAAGCCGGTAG